From the genome of Oceanidesulfovibrio indonesiensis, one region includes:
- a CDS encoding DegT/DnrJ/EryC1/StrS family aminotransferase, with amino-acid sequence MSSFQVSKPVLAGKELEYVTQAIESGWISSNGEFIRRFEAIVSEYLGIDGGMAVCNGTAALHLACMGMNLEPCQEVIVPALTYVASANAVTYCGATPVFADVDSRTWNISARTIEDAWTDKTVGVMAVHLYGLPAPMPEIVDLCRDRGAWVIEDCAESFGAAIDGRLTGTFGHAASFSFYGNKIISTGEGGMVFVRDAEARSHVLKLRGQGMADRRYWHDVVGYNYRMTNVAAAIGLGQMEQAAMHLAERQRIATVYREALREAESQQLVSLPATPRGFDNCHWLFSLVLECAPDSSDDAYAFRQELMDRLECNHGIETRPFFVAMHKLPMYAGLQPHPLPKAEKLSSRGLNLPTYTGLAEEDIHAIAGALLTELNKLIG; translated from the coding sequence ATGAGCTCATTTCAGGTCTCAAAACCGGTGCTTGCCGGGAAAGAACTCGAATACGTTACCCAGGCCATCGAATCCGGCTGGATATCCAGCAATGGGGAATTCATCCGGCGATTCGAAGCTATCGTTTCTGAATACTTGGGAATCGATGGGGGGATGGCCGTCTGCAACGGCACCGCTGCCTTGCACCTGGCCTGCATGGGTATGAATCTTGAGCCCTGCCAAGAAGTTATCGTCCCAGCCTTAACATACGTGGCGTCGGCCAATGCGGTGACGTATTGTGGGGCCACTCCTGTCTTTGCCGACGTTGACTCCCGCACATGGAATATCTCGGCCCGGACCATCGAAGATGCCTGGACGGACAAGACTGTCGGGGTGATGGCGGTACACCTGTATGGCCTCCCCGCGCCAATGCCGGAAATCGTCGATCTCTGTCGCGACCGGGGAGCCTGGGTTATCGAAGATTGCGCTGAAAGCTTTGGGGCGGCAATTGACGGGCGCTTGACCGGCACGTTCGGCCACGCTGCCAGCTTCAGCTTCTATGGCAACAAGATCATTTCGACGGGCGAAGGCGGCATGGTGTTCGTCCGCGATGCAGAGGCCAGGAGCCATGTCCTCAAACTCCGCGGCCAAGGCATGGCTGACCGCCGCTACTGGCATGATGTCGTGGGGTACAATTACCGCATGACCAATGTCGCGGCGGCCATCGGTTTGGGACAAATGGAGCAAGCCGCGATGCACCTTGCTGAACGACAACGCATCGCTACCGTATATCGTGAAGCACTCAGGGAGGCGGAATCGCAGCAACTTGTCTCGCTGCCGGCGACCCCGCGGGGCTTCGACAATTGCCATTGGCTTTTCAGCCTCGTGCTCGAATGCGCACCGGACAGCAGCGACGATGCCTATGCATTTCGCCAGGAGCTGATGGACCGGCTGGAATGCAACCATGGGATAGAGACACGGCCTTTTTTTGTCGCCATGCACAAATTGCCAATGTATGCCGGCCTGCAGCCACACCCGCTGCCCAAAGCAGAAAAGCTGTCCTCCCGGGGCCTCAATCTCCCTACATACACCGGCCTTGCCGAGGAAGACATCCATGCGATCGCCGGTGCGTTGTTGACGGAACTGAACAAGCTGATCGGTTAA
- a CDS encoding type I restriction endonuclease subunit R codes for MADPREIQFQLDIIEALTARGWVAGTAEGYDRELALYPEDLVAFVREATPDEWDKFCRMYPQDPERKLVLSVSRQLEKNGALTVLRKGYKDRGAKIQPCRFMPDHGLNEETVRQYRCNRLRVVPEVTYSPHGAPGRLDLVLFVNGIPVATMELKSEFKQHVENAIRQYKKDRPPKDPKTRMPEPLLTFKRGALVHFAVSQHEVFMCTRLAGEKSFFLPFNKGTEDGGKGNPSIPGKYDTAYLWEEVLAPDNMLRILGRFLHLQKEEKEDIQGRKYIKETLIFPRFHQWDAVNKLIDAAREEGPGHRYLIQHSAGSGKSNSIAWTAHQLASLYDARDEKVFDSVIVITDRTILNDQLQETIYQFEHAEGMIARISREIGDGTKSEQLAKALETTARIIIVTIQTFPFVLDMLRERTSLQGRHFAVIADEAHSSQTGLTARKLREVLNVEQVDEDEELTAEDMLDLALEARKPSPNISYFAFTATPKPKTLELFGRLPEPELPPSDTNIPEAFHVYSMRQAIEEGFILDVLKNYTTYKMACRLALMDGAEDQEVEKRKGAASIAKWVRLHDYNISQKVAVIVEHFRTRVAPLLGGHAKAMAVTDSRKAAVRYKLAFDKYIREHPECEGIQAMVAFSGDVNDPDSGPEPFNETNMNPGLNGRDLRTAFDTDEYQVMIVANKFQTGFDQPKLCAMYVDKRLKGVDAVQTLSRLNRTHPGKDKTFVLDFVNDPDEILEAFRPFYKTAALEDVSDPNLAYDLKDALDEQRIYDVAEVEAFVRVFFDKTASQAALLEQCRPAVERYKARRKEVMDVLHDAEEAARIAKANNDPIAQKNAERSVKEAREAKDALEHFKKDLRSFIRFYEFSSQIIEYGDREMESLAIYGRHLLPLLRDEQLDEEIDLSDVEMTHYRLSKQQEISIRLGEGDEDDKLKPTGALGSRFAKERQTESLSEIVERMNELFNGEFTEDDALNYARTIADKLRENTRVMEQLQRNTPEQAMLGDFPNAVDNAVIESMETHSSLAKQYLSDERVKNGFARLLMDLLLKSGLESQPTQSP; via the coding sequence ATGGCCGACCCACGCGAAATACAATTCCAGCTGGACATCATCGAGGCTCTGACCGCCCGCGGCTGGGTGGCCGGCACTGCCGAGGGGTATGACCGAGAACTCGCCCTCTACCCCGAAGACCTGGTTGCCTTCGTGCGTGAGGCAACGCCGGACGAGTGGGACAAGTTCTGCCGCATGTACCCGCAGGACCCGGAACGCAAGCTCGTGCTGAGCGTGTCCCGTCAGCTGGAGAAGAACGGCGCGCTCACCGTGCTGCGCAAAGGCTACAAGGATCGCGGTGCGAAGATCCAGCCCTGTCGCTTCATGCCGGACCATGGCCTCAATGAGGAGACGGTGCGCCAGTACCGCTGCAACCGCCTGCGTGTCGTGCCGGAGGTGACCTACTCGCCCCACGGCGCGCCGGGCCGGCTGGACCTCGTACTCTTCGTCAACGGCATCCCGGTGGCGACCATGGAGCTGAAGAGCGAATTCAAGCAACACGTCGAAAACGCCATCCGCCAGTACAAAAAGGATCGCCCGCCCAAAGACCCGAAGACGCGCATGCCCGAGCCCCTGCTTACGTTCAAACGCGGGGCGCTCGTCCACTTCGCCGTGAGCCAGCACGAGGTCTTCATGTGTACCCGGCTTGCGGGCGAGAAGTCGTTCTTCCTGCCATTCAACAAGGGCACGGAGGACGGCGGCAAGGGCAACCCATCCATCCCTGGCAAGTATGACACGGCCTACCTCTGGGAGGAGGTCCTTGCCCCGGACAACATGCTGCGCATCCTGGGCCGCTTCCTCCACCTCCAGAAGGAGGAGAAGGAGGACATCCAGGGCAGGAAGTACATCAAGGAAACCCTCATCTTCCCCCGCTTCCACCAGTGGGACGCGGTGAACAAGCTCATCGACGCCGCGCGCGAAGAAGGACCGGGCCACCGTTACCTCATCCAGCACAGCGCCGGCTCGGGAAAGTCGAACTCCATCGCCTGGACCGCGCACCAGCTCGCCTCGCTGTACGACGCCAGGGACGAGAAGGTCTTCGACTCGGTCATCGTGATCACGGACCGCACAATCTTGAATGACCAGCTCCAGGAGACCATCTACCAGTTCGAGCACGCCGAGGGCATGATCGCGCGGATCAGCCGGGAGATCGGCGACGGCACCAAGTCCGAGCAGTTGGCCAAGGCGCTGGAGACCACGGCGCGCATTATCATCGTGACCATCCAGACCTTCCCCTTTGTCCTGGACATGCTCCGGGAACGGACCTCGCTCCAGGGCCGGCACTTCGCAGTCATCGCGGACGAGGCGCACTCGTCACAGACTGGCCTCACTGCGCGGAAGCTGCGCGAGGTGCTCAACGTGGAGCAGGTCGACGAGGACGAGGAACTCACGGCCGAAGACATGCTCGACCTCGCCCTGGAGGCGCGCAAGCCATCCCCGAACATCAGCTACTTCGCCTTCACAGCCACGCCCAAGCCGAAGACGCTGGAGTTGTTCGGCAGGCTCCCGGAGCCGGAACTGCCGCCGTCAGACACGAACATCCCGGAAGCCTTCCACGTCTACTCCATGCGTCAGGCCATCGAGGAAGGCTTCATCCTCGACGTGCTCAAGAACTACACGACGTACAAGATGGCCTGCCGACTGGCCCTGATGGACGGCGCAGAGGACCAGGAGGTGGAGAAGCGCAAAGGCGCGGCGTCCATCGCCAAATGGGTGCGCCTGCACGACTACAACATCAGCCAGAAGGTCGCGGTCATCGTGGAGCACTTCCGCACCAGAGTGGCTCCCCTGCTGGGCGGGCACGCCAAGGCCATGGCGGTGACCGACTCCCGCAAGGCGGCAGTGCGCTACAAGCTCGCCTTCGACAAGTACATCCGCGAGCATCCGGAGTGCGAGGGCATCCAGGCCATGGTCGCTTTCTCAGGCGACGTGAACGACCCGGACAGCGGACCGGAACCTTTCAACGAGACGAACATGAACCCCGGCCTCAATGGGCGAGACCTGCGCACTGCCTTCGATACGGACGAGTATCAGGTCATGATCGTGGCGAACAAGTTCCAGACCGGATTTGATCAGCCCAAGCTCTGCGCCATGTACGTGGACAAGCGACTCAAAGGCGTGGACGCCGTGCAGACACTCTCGCGTCTCAACCGCACCCATCCCGGCAAGGACAAGACCTTCGTCCTCGACTTCGTGAACGATCCCGACGAAATTCTCGAAGCGTTCCGGCCCTTCTACAAGACGGCTGCGTTGGAGGACGTCTCGGACCCAAACCTCGCCTACGACCTCAAGGACGCCCTGGACGAGCAGCGCATTTACGACGTGGCCGAGGTCGAGGCCTTTGTGCGGGTGTTCTTTGACAAGACAGCGTCGCAAGCCGCCCTGCTGGAGCAATGCCGCCCTGCCGTGGAGCGCTACAAGGCGCGGCGCAAAGAGGTCATGGATGTGCTCCACGATGCTGAGGAGGCAGCGCGGATCGCCAAAGCGAACAACGACCCCATTGCTCAGAAGAACGCAGAGCGGAGTGTGAAGGAGGCGCGGGAGGCAAAGGACGCCCTGGAGCATTTCAAGAAGGACCTGCGCAGCTTCATCCGCTTCTACGAGTTCTCGTCCCAGATCATCGAATATGGCGACCGGGAGATGGAATCCCTCGCCATCTACGGCCGGCACCTTCTCCCCCTGCTGCGCGACGAACAGCTTGATGAGGAGATCGACCTCTCCGATGTGGAGATGACCCACTACCGGCTGTCCAAGCAGCAGGAGATCAGCATCCGACTGGGCGAGGGCGACGAGGACGACAAGCTCAAGCCGACCGGCGCTCTGGGGTCTCGCTTTGCGAAGGAACGGCAAACAGAGTCGCTGTCGGAGATCGTCGAGCGTATGAACGAGTTGTTCAACGGCGAGTTCACCGAGGACGACGCCTTGAACTACGCCCGAACCATCGCGGACAAGCTGCGCGAGAATACGCGCGTCATGGAGCAACTCCAGCGGAACACGCCGGAACAAGCCATGCTGGGAGACTTTCCGAACGCCGTGGACAACGCGGTGATCGAGAGCATGGAGACCCACTCGTCCCTGGCCAAGCAGTACCTGAGCGACGAACGGGTGAAGAACGGCTTTGCCCGCCTGCTGATGGACCTGCTGCTCAAAAGCGGGCTTGAGAGCCAGCCTACGCAATCCCCTTAG
- a CDS encoding glycosyltransferase family 2 protein, producing MSDIKPFISVVIPSYNQGSYIDDAIFSILCQSYKNVEIIVIDGGSADDTVIKLQAWGDRITWISESDDGQTDALIKGFSRASGEWLTWLNSDDFQADHALHRVAAAINKNPHAEVVLGNGHYARQDGTFLRPYPRVDVGPDVDMRQEFFLKGFVAQPSVYFKRSAYMDVGGVNPERHFCMDYDLWVRLADRGSVFVGLDHDISGNRWYHDTKTATQTLQLYAEAVATQVEMYGKVSPYFVQAISNHLFAIFHGHFQTTRNHLFLRWLWFKAVWTVLNHRTPGYCLKGLVKETISKSDPVIGDTLRYRDLVAGVCKRLGKKIGR from the coding sequence ATGAGCGACATTAAGCCTTTCATATCGGTTGTCATTCCATCGTACAACCAAGGCTCTTACATTGATGATGCTATTTTCAGCATACTCTGCCAGTCATACAAAAATGTTGAAATTATCGTCATCGATGGAGGGTCAGCCGATGATACTGTAATAAAACTCCAGGCATGGGGCGACCGCATCACCTGGATCAGTGAGAGTGATGACGGGCAAACCGATGCACTCATAAAAGGTTTCTCCAGAGCCTCTGGAGAATGGCTGACTTGGTTGAATTCGGATGACTTCCAAGCAGACCATGCGCTCCACAGAGTCGCAGCTGCCATAAACAAAAATCCACACGCTGAAGTAGTATTGGGAAATGGTCACTATGCACGACAGGACGGCACGTTCCTGCGTCCTTACCCTCGTGTTGATGTCGGCCCGGATGTGGATATGCGACAGGAGTTTTTTCTCAAAGGGTTTGTGGCTCAGCCCTCCGTGTATTTCAAGCGTTCAGCATACATGGACGTAGGCGGGGTCAACCCGGAACGGCACTTCTGCATGGATTACGATTTATGGGTGCGCCTGGCAGACCGCGGGAGCGTGTTCGTTGGCCTGGACCATGATATTTCGGGAAACCGCTGGTACCACGACACCAAAACAGCCACACAGACACTCCAGCTTTATGCTGAAGCTGTCGCAACCCAAGTCGAAATGTATGGCAAGGTCTCTCCTTATTTTGTCCAGGCAATCAGCAACCATCTATTTGCAATATTCCACGGCCATTTCCAGACCACTCGCAATCATCTCTTTCTCCGATGGCTTTGGTTCAAGGCTGTCTGGACTGTGCTGAACCATCGGACTCCCGGATACTGCCTCAAGGGACTTGTCAAAGAGACCATTTCGAAATCAGACCCGGTCATAGGCGACACCTTGCGCTACAGGGACCTCGTCGCGGGGGTTTGCAAAAGGCTTGGTAAAAAAATTGGTCGATGA
- a CDS encoding glycosyltransferase, whose translation MNELEKSLAFKATPEEIAEVRALPVKSLPTFSVVVPSFNQAEFLPSTLDSILNQNYPRMEIFVADGGSEDESPRILEEYKKRVGDSFRYYSHPDGGHMHGVNNAIAATSGEIVAWINSDDIYTPDTFWKIATFFHFNRTAMIVYGGSKYVDEHLQEIVNYPVDWSPLIREQIRRMKHSCLPPQPSLFFKRTAVKLCGELASDMVDYELWLRWQKDLPFFYYDDLFSLARVHPKAISAQADRALLRRICEVVHEHHGVVPHSWTLKMAHNEAYGAAWARGESPPITRSIHLRALMLFFILNLRLSPKALVMALKSVRSWFWDAIRIQ comes from the coding sequence ATGAACGAACTCGAGAAAAGCCTCGCATTCAAAGCGACTCCTGAAGAAATCGCAGAAGTGCGCGCTCTGCCCGTAAAAAGCCTCCCGACCTTTTCCGTGGTCGTGCCCTCTTTCAATCAGGCGGAATTTCTACCGTCCACGCTCGACTCCATTCTCAACCAGAACTATCCTCGCATGGAGATATTCGTGGCTGACGGGGGATCCGAGGACGAGTCCCCCCGCATTCTCGAAGAGTACAAAAAACGGGTCGGCGATTCGTTTCGCTACTACAGCCACCCTGATGGGGGGCATATGCACGGCGTCAATAACGCCATCGCCGCGACCAGTGGCGAGATCGTTGCATGGATCAACTCAGACGACATCTATACACCGGACACGTTCTGGAAAATCGCCACATTCTTTCATTTCAACCGAACGGCAATGATCGTTTATGGAGGATCCAAGTACGTCGATGAGCATTTGCAGGAAATCGTGAACTATCCCGTGGACTGGTCGCCGCTTATTCGTGAACAGATACGCCGCATGAAACACTCATGTCTTCCGCCGCAGCCGTCGCTGTTCTTCAAACGCACGGCTGTGAAGTTATGCGGCGAACTGGCCTCTGACATGGTCGATTACGAACTGTGGCTGCGCTGGCAGAAAGACCTTCCCTTCTTTTATTATGATGATCTTTTCAGCCTGGCGCGTGTTCACCCGAAAGCGATTTCTGCACAGGCCGACCGCGCGTTACTGAGACGCATCTGTGAGGTCGTGCACGAACATCATGGCGTCGTTCCCCACAGCTGGACACTGAAAATGGCCCACAATGAAGCATATGGCGCTGCCTGGGCGCGTGGTGAATCTCCACCAATAACACGCTCAATCCACCTTCGAGCTCTCATGCTTTTTTTCATTTTGAATCTCAGGCTTTCTCCAAAAGCATTGGTCATGGCTCTGAAGTCCGTGAGATCGTGGTTTTGGGATGCAATCAGAATACAATGA
- a CDS encoding glycosyltransferase family 4 protein: MKHKNTSHQHHEDSGNGTGQYPQEDEFLSVLRAELQEQKVLNDALVQANRSLSKKLKARESCLSQMSWRLGMMDNADMALGQLIRRVLRPGKPVSGTVGWIDGSPPDVGSPHVVVDAIHIRFGVSGGVEVYMKTLVQALLQHEGRARVTLACCEDQVKPLKELFADRVGYRVFSMGWAMRNALRLRNAVLPGTMPIAAQTALISFARLEQEIGADIIHSPVQLFSSGDFLIPGVVNVHDLQHLHFPDFFHESEIEKRNRQYGEAVALADAVIASSEYVRGDIIAHMDVPPHKVHTIPVTWNPEVTEGLERFSVEQARKHYALPDTYAIFPAQFWLHKNHARLVEALAIVRDKAPGYDLNLVFTGNRKHHNGWPQVEKALREHKMHEHVRCLDYVPNEHLAALYKGSLFCVMPSLFEASSYPVIEAQVLGVPAMCSDVTSLPELMLYNAGLLFNPLDPEDIAEKMLRWLRDDEDRLAHARRGRERAVQEHSMDAYTSRLLALYQDIVSS, translated from the coding sequence ATGAAGCACAAAAACACATCGCATCAGCACCATGAAGACTCGGGCAATGGTACGGGTCAATATCCACAAGAGGATGAGTTCTTGAGTGTGCTAAGAGCGGAACTCCAGGAGCAAAAGGTGTTGAATGATGCGCTGGTCCAAGCGAATCGCTCACTGTCGAAGAAGCTCAAAGCGCGTGAGTCCTGCTTGAGCCAGATGTCATGGCGCCTCGGTATGATGGACAACGCAGATATGGCTTTGGGGCAACTCATCAGGAGAGTGTTACGACCGGGCAAGCCCGTTTCAGGCACTGTCGGCTGGATAGACGGCAGCCCCCCAGATGTTGGATCGCCTCACGTCGTGGTGGATGCGATCCATATCCGTTTCGGCGTCTCCGGCGGCGTGGAAGTCTACATGAAAACGCTGGTGCAGGCCTTGTTGCAGCACGAGGGGAGAGCCAGAGTGACTTTGGCGTGCTGCGAAGACCAGGTAAAGCCGTTGAAAGAACTTTTCGCCGACAGGGTCGGCTACCGTGTCTTTTCGATGGGCTGGGCAATGCGCAACGCCCTTCGGCTCAGAAACGCCGTTCTTCCCGGCACGATGCCCATCGCCGCGCAGACCGCTCTCATCAGTTTTGCCCGACTTGAGCAGGAGATCGGTGCGGATATAATCCACAGTCCTGTGCAGTTGTTCTCCAGCGGCGATTTCCTCATCCCGGGAGTTGTCAATGTACACGATCTGCAACACCTGCATTTCCCGGATTTTTTTCATGAATCCGAAATTGAAAAGCGCAACAGGCAATACGGAGAAGCTGTCGCCCTGGCTGATGCTGTCATTGCGAGTTCAGAGTATGTCCGCGGGGATATAATAGCGCATATGGATGTGCCGCCGCACAAAGTGCACACCATTCCCGTAACGTGGAATCCCGAGGTCACCGAGGGGCTGGAGCGCTTCTCCGTGGAGCAGGCCAGAAAACATTATGCGCTGCCGGATACCTACGCGATCTTCCCTGCCCAGTTCTGGCTGCACAAGAACCACGCACGACTGGTAGAGGCTCTGGCGATCGTGCGTGACAAGGCTCCCGGGTACGACCTCAACCTTGTCTTCACGGGCAACCGCAAACACCACAACGGCTGGCCCCAAGTGGAGAAAGCTCTGCGCGAGCATAAAATGCACGAGCACGTCCGATGTCTCGACTATGTGCCCAACGAACACCTGGCCGCGCTATACAAGGGATCTTTGTTCTGCGTGATGCCCTCACTCTTCGAGGCTTCCAGCTATCCGGTCATTGAAGCGCAAGTCCTCGGAGTGCCGGCGATGTGCTCGGATGTCACTTCTTTACCCGAACTTATGCTTTACAATGCCGGACTTTTATTCAACCCTCTCGATCCTGAAGATATCGCTGAAAAGATGCTCCGTTGGCTGAGGGATGACGAGGACCGTCTCGCCCATGCCCGGCGCGGTCGGGAACGGGCTGTGCAGGAACACTCCATGGACGCATATACCTCGCGGTTGCTTGCACTTTATCAGGATATCGTAAGTTCATGA